The proteins below are encoded in one region of Oncorhynchus kisutch isolate 150728-3 linkage group LG14, Okis_V2, whole genome shotgun sequence:
- the stmnd1 gene encoding stathmin domain-containing protein 1 isoform X1 encodes MGCGSSRFTVVEPMRSSELDGGEDDTVSKQGCRGDSAVSKLTTDSGVVLDTGEVPTLLGAVPRKLSPLAAHIPGLAQESGERPRSSEILEQLLSQGIIAQPRERASGEAYNIMIDDRETPKRRPTPHLVSLKGKRDQSVTSQVDMEERMRQAEEEWKEELNVNLRPKSAGVHDPEAASTSGEGDIVSPVEVLHAPDAPETPRSPRGIQQEPLAPDPTQTQGGGDGGSGGVREGGGEGVISGLSGQLLSASLEMENDSTFQQTEQAEEQF; translated from the exons atgggatGCGGCAGCTCCAGGTTCACGGTGGTCGAGCCCATGAGATCAAGCGAGTTGGACGGAGGAGAG GATGACACAGTGAGTAAACAAGGCTGTAGGGGCGACTCTGCAGTGTCAAAGTTAACCACAGACAGTGGAGTGGTCCTGGACACTGGTGAGGTTCCCACCTTACTGGGGGCTGTACCCAGGAAACTATCACCACTGGCAG CCCACATTCCTGGCCTGGCCCAGGAGAGTGGTGAGAGACCCAGGTCCAGTGAGATCCTGGAACAGCTTCTGAGCCAAGGCATCATCGCCCAGCCCAGGGAGAGGGCCAGCGGCGAGGCATACAACATCATG ATTGATGACAGAGAGACACCCAAACGTAGACCTACCCCTCACCTGGTGTCTCTGAAGGGCAAGAGGGACCAGTCTGTCACCAGCCAAGTGGacatggaggagaggatgagacagGCGGAGGAGGAATGGAAG GAGGAGCTGAACGTGAACCTGAGGCCTAAATCAGCTGGTGTCCATGACCCAGAAGCTGCATCAACATCTGGAGAGGGGGACATAGTCAGCCCTGTGGAGGTTCTCCACGCCCCTGATGCTCCTGAGACCCCACGCAGCCCAAGAGGGATCCAGCAGGAGCCACTGGCTCCAGACCCAACTCAGACTcaaggaggaggggatggagggagtggaggggtcagggagggcgggggagagggaGTCATAAGTGGGCTCAGTGGGCAGCTTCTCTCAGCCTCTCTTGAGATGGAGAATGACTCCACATTTCAACAGACTGAGCAAGCTGAGGAGCAATTCTAG
- the LOC109903368 gene encoding RNA-binding protein 24 isoform X2, whose product MHTTQKDTTYTKVFVGGLPYHTTDSSLRKYFEVFGEIEEAVVITDRQTGKSRGYGFVTMSDRSAADRACKDPNPIIDGRKANVNLAYLGAKPRVMQPGFTFGVPQIHPAFIQRPYGIPAHYVYPQAFMQPSTMVIPHAMQPSAASASTGSSPYIDYTGAAYAQYSAAVAASAAAAYEQYPYAASPVAAGYITAAGYGYVQQPLPTAAPGSAVAAAAAFGQYQPQQLQADRMQ is encoded by the exons ATGCACACCACGCAGAAGGACACGACCTACACGAAGGTTTTTGTAGGGGGTCTTCCATACCACACCACGGATTCCAGTCTCAGGAAATATTTTGAAGTGTTTGGAGAAATTGAAGAAGCAGTCGTGATTACCGACCGACAGACCGGCAAGTCCAGGGGGTATGGATTC GTGACGATGTCGGACCGCTCGGCTGCAGACAGGGCCTGTAAAGATCCAAACCCCATCATCGATGGCAGGAAAGCCAACGTCAACCTGGCGTACCTGGGGGCCAAGCCACGGGTGATGCAGCCAG GTTTCACTTTTGGTGTTCCACAAATCCATCCTGCCTTTATCCAAAGGCCTTATGG gATCCCTGCTCACTATGTGTACCCTCAGGCCTTCATGCAGCCAAGCACCATGGTCATTCCCCATGCCATGCAGCCCAGTGCAGCCTCTGCCTCCACCGGTTCCTCACCATACATCGACTACACTGGAGCCGCCTACGCACAGTATTCCGCCGCCGTGGCGGCTAGCGCTGCTGCCGCCTACGAGCAGTATCCCTACGCTGCCTCCCCTGTAGCGGCCGGATACATAACTGCGGCCGGTTACGGCTATGTTCAGCAGCCCCTGCCTACGGCCGCACCGGGATCAGCCGTCGCTGCAGCCGCAGCTTTCGGTCAGTACCAGCCTCAGCAACTGCAAGCTGATCGCATGCAATAG
- the LOC109903368 gene encoding RNA-binding protein 24 isoform X1, giving the protein MHTTQKDTTYTKVFVGGLPYHTTDSSLRKYFEVFGEIEEAVVITDRQTGKSRGYGFVTMSDRSAADRACKDPNPIIDGRKANVNLAYLGAKPRVMQPGFTFGVPQIHPAFIQRPYGADSQESCCFSFRDDKEENSERIPAHYVYPQAFMQPSTMVIPHAMQPSAASASTGSSPYIDYTGAAYAQYSAAVAASAAAAYEQYPYAASPVAAGYITAAGYGYVQQPLPTAAPGSAVAAAAAFGQYQPQQLQADRMQ; this is encoded by the exons ATGCACACCACGCAGAAGGACACGACCTACACGAAGGTTTTTGTAGGGGGTCTTCCATACCACACCACGGATTCCAGTCTCAGGAAATATTTTGAAGTGTTTGGAGAAATTGAAGAAGCAGTCGTGATTACCGACCGACAGACCGGCAAGTCCAGGGGGTATGGATTC GTGACGATGTCGGACCGCTCGGCTGCAGACAGGGCCTGTAAAGATCCAAACCCCATCATCGATGGCAGGAAAGCCAACGTCAACCTGGCGTACCTGGGGGCCAAGCCACGGGTGATGCAGCCAG GTTTCACTTTTGGTGTTCCACAAATCCATCCTGCCTTTATCCAAAGGCCTTATGG GGCCGACTCTCAGGAGAGCTGCTGTTTCTCATTCAGAGATGACAAAGAAGAGAACAGTGAGAG gATCCCTGCTCACTATGTGTACCCTCAGGCCTTCATGCAGCCAAGCACCATGGTCATTCCCCATGCCATGCAGCCCAGTGCAGCCTCTGCCTCCACCGGTTCCTCACCATACATCGACTACACTGGAGCCGCCTACGCACAGTATTCCGCCGCCGTGGCGGCTAGCGCTGCTGCCGCCTACGAGCAGTATCCCTACGCTGCCTCCCCTGTAGCGGCCGGATACATAACTGCGGCCGGTTACGGCTATGTTCAGCAGCCCCTGCCTACGGCCGCACCGGGATCAGCCGTCGCTGCAGCCGCAGCTTTCGGTCAGTACCAGCCTCAGCAACTGCAAGCTGATCGCATGCAATAG
- the stmnd1 gene encoding stathmin domain-containing protein 1 isoform X2: MGCGSSRFTVVEPMRSSELDGGEDDTVSKQGCRGDSAVSKLTTDSGVVLDTGEVPTLLGAVPRKLSPLAAHIPGLAQESGERPRSSEILEQLLSQGIIAQPRERASGEAYNIMIDDRETPKRRPTPHLVSLKGKRDQSVTSQVDMEERMRQAEEEWKELNVNLRPKSAGVHDPEAASTSGEGDIVSPVEVLHAPDAPETPRSPRGIQQEPLAPDPTQTQGGGDGGSGGVREGGGEGVISGLSGQLLSASLEMENDSTFQQTEQAEEQF; the protein is encoded by the exons atgggatGCGGCAGCTCCAGGTTCACGGTGGTCGAGCCCATGAGATCAAGCGAGTTGGACGGAGGAGAG GATGACACAGTGAGTAAACAAGGCTGTAGGGGCGACTCTGCAGTGTCAAAGTTAACCACAGACAGTGGAGTGGTCCTGGACACTGGTGAGGTTCCCACCTTACTGGGGGCTGTACCCAGGAAACTATCACCACTGGCAG CCCACATTCCTGGCCTGGCCCAGGAGAGTGGTGAGAGACCCAGGTCCAGTGAGATCCTGGAACAGCTTCTGAGCCAAGGCATCATCGCCCAGCCCAGGGAGAGGGCCAGCGGCGAGGCATACAACATCATG ATTGATGACAGAGAGACACCCAAACGTAGACCTACCCCTCACCTGGTGTCTCTGAAGGGCAAGAGGGACCAGTCTGTCACCAGCCAAGTGGacatggaggagaggatgagacagGCGGAGGAGGAATGGAAG GAGCTGAACGTGAACCTGAGGCCTAAATCAGCTGGTGTCCATGACCCAGAAGCTGCATCAACATCTGGAGAGGGGGACATAGTCAGCCCTGTGGAGGTTCTCCACGCCCCTGATGCTCCTGAGACCCCACGCAGCCCAAGAGGGATCCAGCAGGAGCCACTGGCTCCAGACCCAACTCAGACTcaaggaggaggggatggagggagtggaggggtcagggagggcgggggagagggaGTCATAAGTGGGCTCAGTGGGCAGCTTCTCTCAGCCTCTCTTGAGATGGAGAATGACTCCACATTTCAACAGACTGAGCAAGCTGAGGAGCAATTCTAG